ACTTAAGATACTGTCACAAACACGATGGATGGGCTAGGGAGGTGAGATCTGCAAGAGATGGCCCAGCTCATTGATCCCTTTATTTAACAGATCTTTACTTAACAATAGAGGTGAAAAAGTACATGATGTCTGGGCTTCTTGAGGCTTCCACTCTGGCGTACCCAAGCAATTGTAACAAAGTTTGATGAGTGTGGAGCTGAGTCATGGAGATCTTCAGAGCAGCAGCAAACCAAGAGGAGCAGGTGTACTGGAGGAAGGGGCAGGTCAGATCTGCAGGACATACGGTGGGAGTGCAAGGGCAGCTGAAGACTGAAAAATGGAGCTCCAATCCTAGACTGCCCACGACATGTCATTAAGGTAACCTTAAAGCCCAGTGTTTATAAAGCCGGACACCAAAGTAAGTCTGTTTCTCAGTTAGAAGCCAGTACGCCAAGCAGCACAGGTGGATCACCTGGGAGTTTTATTCTACTTTGGATAGAACTCAGGCTCCGCCCCTAATAATTCTGAGCCTGCTGGTCTAGGGTGGAGGCTGAGCACTGGCATTTTTGTAAAAGCTCCTTGGGATTTACAATGTGCCACCAGGGCTAAGGTCCTCGGCAGTAAGCAGGGACCTTGGAAAGATTGGCCCTGTATTGTCCACTGTATCTCAGAACCCAAATCAGGACTTGGAGGTCGGTGCTCAGGATGCATGGACAAGGAAATGAATACTGATCGAATGGAGGGCAGGAAGTCACAGCTGCCCACCCAATCAGAGCAAGGGCAGGAGTGCGACTGACTTTGAGCTGATCTCCTGAGTGACTGACTTGCCTTTCTCCCAACTATGGACAGAACTGGCCCAGAACTGGAGCCTGTGGGTGCCCCCATGGTGGGAAGAGCTGCCCAACAGCCTGTCACAATCCAGGGACAGTGTGGGGAATCTCAAACAGGAATGAGCCTGATTGAAGATCTCTTGTCCACCACTTTCTGTTAACCACTTTCTATTGAAGAGGAGGGCGGGGGGAAAGCGAAGGAGGAGCTGGTTATTCACAGATGTGGGATGTGTGAGCACAAGGCAGCATCCATCCcaccttctcctgccttcccatcaACCCCATTCCACACACTTACCAGAAAATCTTCTCTCCTCCTACACCAAACCATATTGCAccccattttaaaaagttttttttttattttcatgttagttgaaagacatagagagagacagaaatacagacagaGAGCTTCTATTCTTGattctctccccccgcccccaaatgcccacaacagccagggctggaccatgtggaagccaggaacctggaattcaatccaggtcaacCACATGGGTCACAGAGATCCAACagtctgagccatcaccactgcctgccaggtgcatattaacaggaagttagactcccaagtggaaccaggactcaaacccaggcactccagtgtgggatgcaggcgtcccaagtggtatcttacccACTGCCCCAAACGTCCACCTGTGCATCGCATTTTAAAGTGATGTAAGATTCTCCCATGTATCTGCGCACCTATCGCTGGTAAGAGGACACATGCCTGGCCAAAGGGGAAAAGCCACTCAGCTCTAGCTTCCACAAAGAACTCAGGAGGCCAAGCCACGCCCCTCCAGCGCCCATCAGCACTGCTGAGAATCTATGACATTTGGTCCCTGAATTCTGGAGATCCATCATTAAAAACGGAGGGCCATTGTATTTGCTTCCCCCAGGCTATTGTGCTATTGCTAAAGCTGTCTTCTAAACCTCACCTAAACATTCTGCCAGTTCACATGCAGGGGAAAACCTAGCACTACAGGACTCCAACCCAACCCCCAGTCTTCCAGCATGCAGACCCCAAAATCTGTTGTCGCACGTGCAGAGAAGCCAGAATATGGGAACCTGGAAAATAGAAGCCAGGGCCCCTGTGGACGCAGCAGCAAGGGACAGCCTGGTGTCACCATCCGTCTCCCTTCAAGGAAAACCTCTGCTGTGTGCatggaggcagagctgcaggtgaAGCTAACAGAGAAGGCAAAGAGGTTCATTTAAGGCTACAACTACAGATGCAGAGATAATATGAGGTAGGGTAGGGGTTTAACAAGAGAGCAGGGTCGAGCTCATTGCTCTAACAAGGCCTTTTGAGGTCACCTAGACCcatagtttttaaactttttaaaagcagttggattgtgggttttgtttttttgttgttttgttttgttttttggtataAAATTCTTAAATGGAACTCCATCTAAGGTAGCACTGCCCTGATCCAAGGGAGAGGAAGCAAGAGTTAGGGGTGGGCAGCTGGACTAGGAGCTGGAAACAGGCTTAGTCTACCTTCTAAGCCAAAAGTCCCTGGGACACCTACCCAGAACGTTGAGGTTCTGGGTTTCACTTGCAAAAGTCAGTGATCTAGCCCAAACCGTCAGTgctacagatgggaaaactgggTAACTCCAGGGTCCCCAGTGAGTCACACCCCATTCCCACCCCAGGTCTctcctcgccccctcccccacggtCAGGCACACCAGGGGAATCTTAGACGGAGCTGCGGAAGGAGAACTGCAGGTAGATAATCAGCAGCAGGACCGTGGCCCAAAACAAGCACCAGGGGATGGAGCAGAAGTTGCATCCCGAGCCTCCCTCGGCCTGTGGCTTGGTGGGACTGGGCGCCCGGGAGAAGGTGTAGGTGGTAGCCTCCTCCTCCAGCAGCTTCTCGCTGGGCTTCCAGTGCACGATGCCCTCCTGGCAGGCCTCGCAGAACTCGCCGCGGTGCCGCCGGTTGTCCTGGCGGCTGGCCACGTGGATGCGGTACTGGCCGCCCCGCTCGCCGTAGCACTGCTCGCGCAGGCTGGTGATGAGGTTGTCCACCAGGCCCTCGATGTTCTCCTCCAGCATGCTCGACTCGTCCAGCCGCGCCGTGCCGCACTCGTAGCACAGCTGCTTGAAGACGCGCATGCGCACCGAGCCCGCCCGCTGGGCGCGGTCCAGGTGCATGTGGAAGAGGATGACCACGTGGGGCGACTgccaggtgtgccagcaccaggAGCAGTGGAACCTgcgggcaggggaaggaggggtgggggaggtgtcGCCTCCCAGCGACAGTCCTCCCTGGGGAGGCCACAGAGGCGAGGCCTGGAAGCGGAGGCGGAGTGTTTACTGCCCTGTGGGTCCGTTAGCTCCGGCCTCCTCCTGGCGAGCACCCCTGGGACCCCAGCAGCCTCCTCAGGAGCCCGGCAATGGAGCCACCTGGCACCCAGCAgtgccccggagcctgcctcccgcagccctcccaGGCTCAGCTCCCCGCAAGCCAGATGCACACGGGGCGGCACCTGGTTAATGCCCAGGGCCGCTTCCG
Above is a genomic segment from Lepus europaeus isolate LE1 chromosome 2, mLepTim1.pri, whole genome shotgun sequence containing:
- the RTP1 gene encoding receptor-transporting protein 1 translates to MRIFRPWRLRCPALHLPSFSVLSLRCSLPSLTPDETMCKSVTTGEWKKVFYEKMEEAKPADSWDLIIDPNLKHNVLAPGWKQYLELHASGRFHCSWCWHTWQSPHVVILFHMHLDRAQRAGSVRMRVFKQLCYECGTARLDESSMLEENIEGLVDNLITSLREQCYGERGGQYRIHVASRQDNRRHRGEFCEACQEGIVHWKPSEKLLEEEATTYTFSRAPSPTKPQAEGGSGCNFCSIPWCLFWATVLLLIIYLQFSFRSSV